The DNA segment ACTCCTGATCGTATGAGCTGATCTCGAACATACCGGCGGTGGCGGGAAGGCGCCCACGGTGATCCAAAGACGACCGGATACGCTGACATCAGTGGTTGACAACGACACATCGACATTCCGTGTGATCGTCAGCAGACAGGAGATCCCCTCGTGACCGTCGTCGGGCCGTTCGGACTGAGCGTGCGGGACCAGGCTCTTGAGGCCGGTGTCCAGGCCGGTTTGGCTGCTGTCGAGTCGGGCCTGCTCGAAGCCACCAAGAGCGACGTGCCCTTCATCACGGAAGCCGCCCAGCACCTGGTGCGCGCGGGCGGCAAGCGGTTCCGTCCGCTGCTCGCGATGCTGGCCGCCCAGTTCGGCGACGCCGACGCGCCGGGCGTGGTGCCCGCCGCCGTCGTCGTGGAGCTGACCCACCTCGCGACGCTGTACCACGACGACGTCATGGACGAGGCCGATGTGCGGCGCGGTGTGCCCAGCGCCAATTCCCGCTGGGGCAACTCGGTCGCCGTACTGACCGGCGACTTCCTCTTCGCGCGCGCCTCGCACATACTGGCCGACCTGGGCCCGGAGGCCGTCCGCATCCAGGCGGAGGCGTTCGAACGCCTGGTCACCGGCCAGATCCTGGAGACGGCCGGCCCGCGCGACGGCCGCGACCCGGTGGCGCACTACCTGGAGGTGCTCAGCGGCAAGACCGGCTCGCTGATCGCCGTGGCCTGCCGGTTCGGCGCGATGATGTCCGGCGCCGACGAGTCCACCACGGACATCCTCACCCAGTACGGTGAACGGCTCGGTGTCGCCTTCCAGCTCGCCGACGACGTCCTGGACATCGCGTCGGACTCCCACGAGTCCGGCAAGACCCCCGGTACGGACCTCCTGGAGGGCATCCCGACCCTCCCCGTCCTGCATCTGCGGGCGCAGGCGGCGGCGGACGGCAAGCCGGACGACCTGGCCCTCGTCGAACTGCTCGACGGCGACCTCGGCGACCCGGACCGGCTCACCGAGGCGCTGCGCCTGCTGCGCGCGCACCCGGCGCTGGCCCGGGCCCGCCGGGACACCGTGCGGTACGCGCAGGAGGCGCGGGCCACGCTGGGGCCGCTGCCCGAGTGCTACGCCAAGCTCGCCCTGGAAGAGATGTGCGACGCGGTGGTCCACCGCGCCGGCTGACGCCTCTCCCGGAGCCCGCGCGGCCCCAACCCCTACTGGACGGGGGAGAATCGGCGCTCCATCGTCATACCGAAGAGGTACGCGGAGTTGCTCCCCCGGGTTGACGCTTTCCGCAGCCCGTTTTGGTCGGATGGAGACACAACCACTCCTGACCAAAACGGGTGAGAATGGCGGCACGGAGTGGGCGAGCGCATCCCGAGGAAGCCGCCGACCACGGAGGTAGGGCACACATGGCACCGAACGACAGCGCGGAGACCACCGGCACGGCCGCCGGTCAGAGCGCCGGGCGCCGCCGCAGGGCGGCCCGCTACATCGTCCCCGTCGCGGTGGCGGGGGTGGCGGCGGCGACGATCGGTCTGGTCCCGGCGCTCGCCAGCTCCGGCGACCCCGACCTGCCGGAGATCACCGCGCAGGAACTCATCGAGAAGATCGCCGCTTCGGACACCGAGCAGTTCTCCGGCACGGTGAAGATCAGCACGGACCTGGGCATCCCCTCCGTGGGCGGCCTGGCCGGCTCCTTCCTGTCCGACGCGGGCAAGAGCGGGCGCGGCGGCGAGGACACGTCGAGCGCCGACCCGCAGAGCAAGCTCACCGAGCTGGCCTCCGGCACGCACACCCTGCGCGTCGCCGCGGACGGCCCCGACAAGCAGCGGCTCTCCATCCTGGACGACGCCGCCGAGTACAGCCTGATCCACAACGGCGACCAGGTCTGGGCGTACGACAGCGCGACCAACGCGGTGTACCACGCGGAGGCCGACGGCAAGGACAAGGCCCCGCGCCACCAGGACCGGGTCGTCCCCGAGGGCGTCCCGACCACCCCGAAGGCCCTGGCCGAGCAGGCGCTCGAAGCCGCCGACGGCACCACGTCCGTCACGGTGGACGGCACCGCGCGGGTCGCCGGGCGCGACGCGTACCGCCTGGTCCTCAAGCCGGAGCAGAGCGGCTCCACGGTGGGCTCGATCACCGTCGCCGTGGACGCGGAGAACGGCGTGCCGCTCAAGTTCACGCTCCGGCCGAGCAGCGGCGGCAAGGCCGTCGTGGACGCCGGTTTCACGTCGGTCGACTTCGGGAAGCCCGCCGCGTCCTCCTTCACCTTCACCCCGCCCAAGGGCGCGAAGGTCACCGAGGCCGACGAGGCGGCCAAGGGCCACGAGAAGGACGCCCGCGAGGCCACCGAGAAGGCCCGCGGCGACCTGCGCGCCTTCGAGGACGAGGGCGCCCCGAAGATCATCGGCAAGGGCTGGAACAGCATCGCCGAGATCAGGACCCCGGGCGGCGCCGACCTGCCGACCGAGGCGACGAAGGGCGTCCCGCCGCAGGCCCAGCAGTTCCTGGACGCCCTCGGCGACAAGGTCACCGGCAAGTTCGGCTCGGGCACCGTCTTCAAGACGCGCCTGATCAACGCGCTGATGACGGACGACGGCCGGATCTATGTCGGCGCGGTCACCAAGGACGCGCTGGTCGCCGCGGCGAACGACGCCGGCTGACGCACCGCGGTACCCCTTCCGCCCCGCCCCGCCGCGCGCACCTCGCGCGGCGGGGCGGAGCGCGACCGCAGACCGTACGACCCAGTGGGGAGCACACATGGCAGGGCCCGACAGCGCGCCCACCGAGCGGCCCGTGACCGGCGCACCCGACAGCACGACGGACACCGCGTCCGATGCCGCACCCGATGCCGCGTCGGACAGCGCGCCGCCCGTGATCGAGGCGCGCGGGCTGACCAAGCGCTACCGGGGCGGGCAGCTCGCCGTGGACGGGCTCGACCTCACGGTCCCCGGCGGCAGCGTCTTCGGCTTCCTCGGGCCCAACGGCTCGGGCAAGACGACGACGATCCGGATGCTCATGGGCCTGATCGCCCCGACCTCCGGCACCGCCCGCGTCCTCGGCCGCCCCATGCCGGACGCCGCGCGCACGGTGCTCCCCGAGGTCGGCGCGCTGATCGAGGGCCCCGCCCTGTACGGGTTCCTGAGCGGCCGGGACAACCTGCTGCGCTACGACACCGCCGACCCCACCGCCGACCCGCGCACCCGCGCCGCACGCGTCGGCGACGCGCTGGAACGGGTCGGGCTGGGCCAGGCGGCCGGCAAGAAGGCGCGCGCGTACTCACTGGGCATGAAACAGCGCCTCGGCCTCGCCGCCGCCCTGCTCAGACCGCGCCGGCTGCTCGTCCTGGACGAGCCGACCAACGGCCTGGACCCGCAGGGCATGCGCGAGATCCGCGCCCTGGTCCGCGAGCTGGCGGCGGACGGCACCACGGTCTTCCTCTCCTCCCACCTGCTGGACGAGATCGAGCAGGTGTGCAGCCACGCGGCGGTGATGGCACGGGGCCGGCTCCTCACCCAGGGCCCCGTCACCGGCCTCGCCACCGGTGGCCGGCTCGCCGTCACCACACCGGACCCGGCCGACGCCGCCCGCGTACTCAAGGAGCACGGGATCACGGGCATCACACTGGACGGCGACCGGCTCCGGGCGGACGCCCCGCCGGGCACGGTGGAACTGGCCGACCTGAACGCGGCCCTGGTCCGGGACGGCGTACGGGTGCGCGCGTTCGGCGTGGAGCGGGCGTCCCTGGAGGACGCGTTCGTGGCTCTGACGGGAGAGGGATTCGATGTCGCAGGCTGAAACGGGGGCCGCGGGGGCCGGGGCCGGGCGATCCGGGGCCGAGCGATCCGGGGCCACCGGGCGCAACCCCTTGTGGACGTTCGGCATCCTCCGCTCCGAGCTGGTCACCACGCTGCGCCGCTGGCGCACCCTCGCCCTGCTCGGGGTGCTGGCAGCCGTGCCCGTCCTGATCGGGATCGCGGTGCGCATCGAGACGGCGGACGGCTCGTCGGCGGGGCCGGGCGGCGGGGAGGCAGGGCCGGCGTTCCTCTCCCAGGTCACCAACAACGGCCTCTTCCTGGTGTTCGCCGCGCTCGCCGCGACGCTGCCCGTCTTCCTGCCCATGGCGGTGGGCGTGATCGCGGGCGACGCGGTCGCCGGCGAGGCCAACGCGGGGACGCTGCGCTACCTCCTGGTCGCCCCCGCCGGGCGGACCCGGCTGCTGCTCGCCAAGTACGTGGCCACGCTCGGCTTCTGCCTGATCGCGACGCTCGTCGTGGCCGCCTCCGCGCTGGCGGTGGGCGCGCTGCTGTTCCCGGTGGGCGAGGTCACGACGATCTCGGGGACGACGATCGGCTTCGGCGAGGGCCTGGCACGGGCGGGGCTCGTCGCCGTGGTCGTGGCGGCGTCCCTCACCGGCTTCGCGGCCCTCGGCCTGTTCATCTCGACGCTCACCAACAGCGGCATCGCGGCCATGGCGGCGACGGTCGGCCTGCTGATCACCGTCCAGATCGTGGACAGCATCCCGCAGCTGAGCGGCATCCACCCCTACCTGTTCCCGCACTACTGGCTGTCCTTCTCGGACCTGGTGCGCGACCCCGTCTACTGGGACGAGGTGGTGAAGAACCTGGGGCTCCAGGCGGTGTACGCGGCGGTGTTCGGCTCGGCGGCCTGGGCGCGGTTCACGGCGAAGGACATCACGGCCTGAGAACGGCCCGAGAGGCGGGGGCGGCAGCCGTACCGTCGGCCGGCGAGCCGTCCCCCGATCGGCTCGTCGCGGCACGAACGGCACGAACGGTGCGGAAACGAAAGGAACGAGCCGACACGGTACGTTCCGTTTCCGCCAGTGCATTGTTCGGGTTATCACGACGGGCTGTCAACAAGGATTGGCTCGAACACACCTATGCTCACCGAATGAACACATCGCCGAGTTCGCTGCGCCGGAGCGAGAGCTCACGCAGGGCGACGCTGCAAGCGGCCCTGGACCTGTGTACGGAGCGGGGCTACGGCCGGGTCACGATCGAGGGCATCGCGGCGCGGGCGGGCGTCAGCAAGAAGACGATTTACCGCTGGTGGCCCTCCAAGAGCGCGATTCTGCTGGAGGCGTTCACGGAGATGCTGGTGTCGGCGACCCCGTTCATCGACACCGGGGACGTCGCGCAGGACCTGCGCACCCACATCACGGGCGCGGTCGCGGTCCTCGACGTACCCCCGTTCGGCCCCGCCTACGCGGGCATCCTCTCCGAGCTGCACCACGACGACGAGCTGGCCGAAACTGTACGCACGCAGCTCATCGAACCCCGCTTCGAGGAGGCGGTCGGCCGGCTCCGCAGCGCACAGAGCCAGGGGCAGATCCCACCGGACGCGGATCTGCGGCTGGCG comes from the Streptomyces sp. NBC_00525 genome and includes:
- a CDS encoding ABC transporter ATP-binding protein, with product MAGPDSAPTERPVTGAPDSTTDTASDAAPDAASDSAPPVIEARGLTKRYRGGQLAVDGLDLTVPGGSVFGFLGPNGSGKTTTIRMLMGLIAPTSGTARVLGRPMPDAARTVLPEVGALIEGPALYGFLSGRDNLLRYDTADPTADPRTRAARVGDALERVGLGQAAGKKARAYSLGMKQRLGLAAALLRPRRLLVLDEPTNGLDPQGMREIRALVRELAADGTTVFLSSHLLDEIEQVCSHAAVMARGRLLTQGPVTGLATGGRLAVTTPDPADAARVLKEHGITGITLDGDRLRADAPPGTVELADLNAALVRDGVRVRAFGVERASLEDAFVALTGEGFDVAG
- a CDS encoding TetR/AcrR family transcriptional regulator; amino-acid sequence: MNTSPSSLRRSESSRRATLQAALDLCTERGYGRVTIEGIAARAGVSKKTIYRWWPSKSAILLEAFTEMLVSATPFIDTGDVAQDLRTHITGAVAVLDVPPFGPAYAGILSELHHDDELAETVRTQLIEPRFEEAVGRLRSAQSQGQIPPDADLRLAVEMLYGPLYYRHVLRKPMQTAQEVANLVDHVLRSLGATVG
- a CDS encoding ABC transporter permease, whose protein sequence is MSQAETGAAGAGAGRSGAERSGATGRNPLWTFGILRSELVTTLRRWRTLALLGVLAAVPVLIGIAVRIETADGSSAGPGGGEAGPAFLSQVTNNGLFLVFAALAATLPVFLPMAVGVIAGDAVAGEANAGTLRYLLVAPAGRTRLLLAKYVATLGFCLIATLVVAASALAVGALLFPVGEVTTISGTTIGFGEGLARAGLVAVVVAASLTGFAALGLFISTLTNSGIAAMAATVGLLITVQIVDSIPQLSGIHPYLFPHYWLSFSDLVRDPVYWDEVVKNLGLQAVYAAVFGSAAWARFTAKDITA
- a CDS encoding polyprenyl synthetase family protein, producing the protein MTVVGPFGLSVRDQALEAGVQAGLAAVESGLLEATKSDVPFITEAAQHLVRAGGKRFRPLLAMLAAQFGDADAPGVVPAAVVVELTHLATLYHDDVMDEADVRRGVPSANSRWGNSVAVLTGDFLFARASHILADLGPEAVRIQAEAFERLVTGQILETAGPRDGRDPVAHYLEVLSGKTGSLIAVACRFGAMMSGADESTTDILTQYGERLGVAFQLADDVLDIASDSHESGKTPGTDLLEGIPTLPVLHLRAQAAADGKPDDLALVELLDGDLGDPDRLTEALRLLRAHPALARARRDTVRYAQEARATLGPLPECYAKLALEEMCDAVVHRAG
- a CDS encoding LolA family protein; translated protein: MAPNDSAETTGTAAGQSAGRRRRAARYIVPVAVAGVAAATIGLVPALASSGDPDLPEITAQELIEKIAASDTEQFSGTVKISTDLGIPSVGGLAGSFLSDAGKSGRGGEDTSSADPQSKLTELASGTHTLRVAADGPDKQRLSILDDAAEYSLIHNGDQVWAYDSATNAVYHAEADGKDKAPRHQDRVVPEGVPTTPKALAEQALEAADGTTSVTVDGTARVAGRDAYRLVLKPEQSGSTVGSITVAVDAENGVPLKFTLRPSSGGKAVVDAGFTSVDFGKPAASSFTFTPPKGAKVTEADEAAKGHEKDAREATEKARGDLRAFEDEGAPKIIGKGWNSIAEIRTPGGADLPTEATKGVPPQAQQFLDALGDKVTGKFGSGTVFKTRLINALMTDDGRIYVGAVTKDALVAAANDAG